The following DNA comes from Euryarchaeota archaeon.
GTCCAAGTACGAGGAGGGCGTCTCGATGGCGAAGGCCTGCCGTCTGCGCCTCGACGAGGCGGAGACGAGGTTGAAGGAACTCTTGGACAACGGCGATGTCGTGGACGCGGAAGGCGTCGAGCGATAGGGCCCAAGATGACTTGCGCGGGGGCCGCCTCCCGGAAGGCTGCAGAAAGACGGTTGTGGGTCCGTCTCCCACTACGTAGTCTTGGAGGCTTGAAGCGTTAGGTGGAAGCCCCCGTCGCAAGATGGTACACGAGTGGCCGGCATGATGTTTATCGGTATGTCAGCGACCCAATCCGGGTTGCAACGTGGTGGTTGCGAGGCGCCGTCACGGTGTCGGAACGGTTTCATTGTGCTGGTCTCACGCGTCGACCCGGCTCTCATCGTTGGGGATGCGGCGTCTTGACGGCGGACACCTTTAAGCTCAAGGATGAGCCTGCCGAACGCATGTCTTCGAAGACCAGCGTCTTCCTGAACGTCATTGACATAGATCGATCCATCCGTTTCTATGAAGGCCTCGGGTTCACGACGGTGAAGAAGCATCCGAGCCGCAATGGGAAGTACACGGCCTATGCGGATCTCGAGCTCGACGGCGCGGAACTCTCCCTCGGCCACATACCGTCAAACGACGAGAGGTCCTTCCGCGAGTGGGTGGCGACCCCGCTCGGGGCCGGCGTCGTCGTTTACTTCTCCGTCCCGGACGCCGAGAAGCATCACCACCTCGCGAAGAAGATCGGGGCGACCATCGAGGCGCCGCTGGAGAAACGGTCGTACGGGACGGCGTTCACCATGAACGATCCCGACGGGTACACCATCACGTTTCTCCAGGAATG
Coding sequences within:
- a CDS encoding exodeoxyribonuclease VII small subunit gives rise to the protein MKKSEVTFEEAIKRLEAIVDELEAGELTLEQSLSKYEEGVSMAKACRLRLDEAETRLKELLDNGDVVDAEGVER
- a CDS encoding VOC family protein; translation: MSSKTSVFLNVIDIDRSIRFYEGLGFTTVKKHPSRNGKYTAYADLELDGAELSLGHIPSNDERSFREWVATPLGAGVVVYFSVPDAEKHHHLAKKIGATIEAPLEKRSYGTAFTMNDPDGYTITFLQE